The following proteins are encoded in a genomic region of Pyrus communis chromosome 11, drPyrComm1.1, whole genome shotgun sequence:
- the LOC137707733 gene encoding uncharacterized protein yields MKRMIALGFEGSANKIGVGVVTLDGTILSNPRHTYITPPGQGFLPRETAQHHFQHILPLVKSALETAQITPKEIDCLCYTKGPGMGAPLQVAAIVVRVLSQLWKKPIVAVNHCIAHIEMGRVVTGADDPVVLYVSGGNTQVIAYSEGRYRIFGETIDIAVGNCLDRFARVLTLSNDPAPGYNIEQLAKKGEQFIDLPYVVKGMDVSFSGILSYIEATAVEKLKNDECTPADLCYSLQENVFAMLVEITERAMAHCDKKDVLIVGGVGCNERLQEMMRTMCTERGGRLFATDDRYCIDNGAMIAYTGLLAFANGTSTPLEESTFTQRFRTDDVEAVWRIKEESEKVNGLKNEST; encoded by the exons ATGAAGAGAATGATAGCTCTAGGGTTCGAGGGTTCGGCCAACAAGATTGGTGTCGGGGTCGTCACTTTAGATGGCACAATTTTGTCGAACCCACGCCACACATACATTACTCCTCCCGGTCAAGGGTTCCTTCCCCGGGAAACTGCACAACATCACTTTCAACACATCCTCCCGCTGGTCAAATCTGCTTTGGAAACTGCCCAAATAACGCCTAAGGAAATTGATTGCCTCTGTTACACCAAGGGTCCTGGCATGGGAGCACCACTACAAGTTGCTGCCATTGTTGTGAGGGTTCTTTCACAGCTGTGGAAGAAGCCCATTGTTGCAGTTAATCACTGTATTGCACATATTGAGATGGGAAGGGTTGTGACCGGTGCAGATGATCCTGTTGTGTTGTATGTTAGTGGTGGGAACACACAGGTAATTGCATATAGTGAAGGGAGGTATCGAATCTTTGGCGAGACCATTGATATCGCTGTTGGAAACTGCTTGGATCGGTTCGCCAGGGTATTAACACTCTCCAATGATCCAGCCCCGGGATATAACATTGAGCAG CTTGCAAAGAAAGGAGAACAGTTTATAGATCTTCCTTATGTTGTCAAAGGAATGGATGTGTCTTTTAGTGGAATTTTGAGCTATATTGAAGCTACTGCTGTGGAAAAGCTCAAGAATGACGAGTGCACACCTGCAGACCTGTGCTACTCGCTTCAG GAAAATGTGTTTGCAATGCTTGTGGAGATAACAGAACGTGCAATGGCGCATTGTGACAAGAAAGATGTTCTTATTGTTGGTGGTGTGGGTTGCAATGAACGGTTGCAAGAGATGATGAGGACCATGTGCACCGAACGGGGTGGAAGGTTGTTTGCAACTGATGATAGGTATTGTATTGACAATGGGGCCATGATTGCTTATACTGGTCTTCTTGCTTTTGCCAATGGCACATCAACCCCGCTGGAGGAATCAACTTTTACCCAACGGTTTCGTACTGATGACGTTGAAGCCGTCTGGAGAATAAAAGAAGAGTCAGAAAAAGTAAATGGGTTGAAGAATGAGAGTACCTGA
- the LOC137708937 gene encoding cytochrome P450 71D445-like: MRKMQSKIGKILDSIINDHKVQRSKEFTMGNDKKEEDDFVDMLLNHQESNKLEFNLTTNQMKDVILDIIGGGSETSATTLEWVMSELLRNPGVMERAQAEETRQLRTPSPLIARESRDRCQISGYELPIKSKVIINEWALGRDPESWRVDAESFEPERFLGSSIDFKGFDFEYIPFGSGSRMCPGISLVLR; encoded by the exons ATGAGAAAGATGCAGAGCAAGATTGGAAAGATTCTTGACAGTATCATCAATGATCATAAGGTGCAAAGATCCAAAGAGTTCACTATGGGTAATGACAAGAAGGAGGAGGATGATTTTGTTGACATGCTTCTCAATCATCAGGAGTCCAATAAACTGGAGTTCAATTTGACAACCAACCAGATGAAAGATGTCATTTTG GACATCATTGGTGGGGGGAGTGAAACTTCAGCTACTACATTAGAATGGGTAATGTCGGAGTTGCTTAGAAACCCAGGAGTTATGGAGAGGGCCCAAGCTGAG GAAACACGGCAATTGCGGACTCCAAGCCCCTTAATCGCAAGAGAATCAAGGGACAGGTGCCAGATTAGCGGCTATGAATTACCGATTAAATCGAAAGTAATTATCAATGAATGGGCATTAGGAAGAGATCCTGAGAGTTGGAGGGTGGATGCTGAATCTTTTGAGCCAGAAAGGTTCCTTGGTTCTTCCATCGACTTTAAGGGGTTTGATTTTGAGTATATTCCATTTGGGTCTGGTAGCAGAATGTGTCCTGGCATATCATTGGTGTTGCGATAA